DNA sequence from the Longimicrobium sp. genome:
GCCGGCGAGCCAGCGCTTGAGTTCGGCATGCGCGTCGGCCCGCCGCATCGCCGCGATCTCGTCGGCGTCAGGTGCGTCAACGGTGAATTCCAGCCGCAGCCCGTCCGGGGTCTTGAGGTACATCGACTCGCAGTATCCGTGGTCGATGATGCGTTGCGGCACCCCTGCCGCCGTCACCCGCCCGGCAATCTCATCGAATGTTTCACGGGAGACTTTCAAAGCTATATGCCAGGATCCGCCGACATCCTGCAGGCGCGCGCGGTTGGCTTCCCAGGCGTCCTCGCCGGCAAACTGGAAGAAC
Encoded proteins:
- a CDS encoding VOC family protein, whose translation is FFQFAGEDAWEANRARLQDVGGSWHIALKVSRETFDEIAGRVTAAGVPQRIIDHGYCESMYLKTPDGLRLEFTVDAPDADEIAAMRRADAHAELKRWLAGDRRINNSDRPYCNTVHFVILMAATKSIRAVGSGVRGLSG